CGGGCGCGTGCTTGCGCAGGACATCATTCCCGAGGTGATCGAGCGTCTTGCCGACCGCGTCGCGCGCGAGCGGCTCGACAATGTGTCGCTGAAACTCGGCGCGGTCGACGACCCGCGCCTGCCCGCGGCGAGCTTCGACCGAATCTTCATGGTCCATATGTATCACGAGATCGGCGAACCCTACGCCTTCCTGTGGCGCCTGCGTCCCGCGCTTCGCAAGGGGGGGCAGATACTCGTCGTCGACGGCGACCGTCCGATCGCGCAGCACGGCACGCCCTTCCGCCTGCTCGTCTGCGAGTTCGAGGCTGTGGGCTACAAGCTCGTTTCCTATGACGACAAGCAGCATGCCGGCGGCTACCTCGCCCGCTTCGAGCCCGAGGGCAAACGCCCCGAGCCCGATGCGATCAAAGTCTGCGACAATCCCTGAGGACACTCGTCCTAATAGACGATCAGACGATCCTCGGCGCCGACTTCGGCGAGGAAACTGACCAGCCCCGCGGCGCGAACGTGCGGCACGAGTTCGGTCGCCGCCAAGCCGACGAGCGCCATGCCCGATTGACAAACCAAAAGCGCGATTTCCATCGCGATCGCTTCCTCGACAAGCCATGCGAGGTCGGGCTGCCCAGCGGCGCGGCGCGCCTCGTCGCCGGCGAACGCCACCGGCTCGCGCAGCAGCGCTGCGGCCTCGC
This sequence is a window from Sphingopyxis sp. USTB-05. Protein-coding genes within it:
- a CDS encoding DsrE family protein, with product MQGLNIIVAVAEGRRLYAALEAGMAAAALGRPVRVFLQGEAAALLREPVAFAGDEARRAAGQPDLAWLVEEAIAMEIALLVCQSGMALVGLAATELVPHVRAAGLVSFLAEVGAEDRLIVY
- a CDS encoding class I SAM-dependent methyltransferase, whose protein sequence is MRGAVVLAALVLLPLLGSCDAPWDDGSDRATSARDFPPADRPVAPTVSTKWSTEEARDRVNEAEDVMDSADVRPGMTVADIGAGDGYYTVRLAQRVGASGRVLAQDIIPEVIERLADRVARERLDNVSLKLGAVDDPRLPAASFDRIFMVHMYHEIGEPYAFLWRLRPALRKGGQILVVDGDRPIAQHGTPFRLLVCEFEAVGYKLVSYDDKQHAGGYLARFEPEGKRPEPDAIKVCDNP